From the Primulina tabacum isolate GXHZ01 chromosome 3, ASM2559414v2, whole genome shotgun sequence genome, one window contains:
- the LOC142539065 gene encoding uncharacterized protein LOC142539065, with the protein MLLYFSKVCRPKMRRGYDSWDIEFATALAASAHAIYSIESQETGSRYPRQASTRRDEPFRPAKTVSLRKPTQRNNRTSFFSRPTPILFGHERSKETSRVRRNNADSWGEAQMIKIRKRYDKMCAEIQAWEKEKKTKAKHRLERRETELEIKKSRNMKHYQSKILRIDRLAAEAKAKIEEKRRVQVSIAKEKSSKMRPTGKVSFKHCFCF; encoded by the exons ATGCTCTTATATTTCTCGAAAGTTTGTAGACCAAAAATGAGACGTGGATATGACTCATGGGATATCGAATTCGCCACCGCGCTGGCTGCGTCTGCTCATGCCATATATTCCATCGAATCACAAGAAACCGGTTCCAGATATCCAAGGCAGGCAAGTACTAGAAGAGATGAGCCCTTCAGACCAGCCAAAACAG TTTCTCTGAGGAAACCAACTCAGAGGAATAATAGGACTTCATTCTTTTCGAGGCCTACACCTATCCTATTCGGGCATGAAAGGTCGAAGGAAACTTCGAGGGTACGCAGGAATAATGCAGATTCTTGGGGAGAAGCTCAAATGATAAAGATTCGAAAACG ATATGATAAGATGTGCGCAGAGATTCAAGCTTGGGAGAAAGAGAAGAAGACCAAAGCAAAACATCGACTCGAAAGACGAGAG ACTGAATTGGAGATCAAAAAATCAAGAAACATGAAACATTACCAGAGCAAGATATTGAGGATCGATCGTTTAGCGGCTGAAGCAAAGGCAAAAATCGAGGAGAAAAGAAGAGTTCAAGTGTCTATTGCGAAAGAAAAGTCAAGCAAAATGAGACCCACAGGAAAAGTTTCTTTCAAACATTGCTTCTGCTTCTAA